Proteins co-encoded in one Neofelis nebulosa isolate mNeoNeb1 chromosome 2, mNeoNeb1.pri, whole genome shotgun sequence genomic window:
- the ZC3H15 gene encoding zinc finger CCCH domain-containing protein 15, with amino-acid sequence MPPKKQAQAGGSKKAEQKKKEKIIEDKTFGLKNKKGAKQQKFIKAVTHQVKFGQQNPRQVAQSEAEKKLKKDDKKKELQELNELFKPVVAAQKISKGADPKSVVCAFFKQGQCTKGDKCKFSHDLTLERKCEKRSVYIDARDEELEKDTMDNWDEKKLEEVVNKKHGEAEKKKPKTQIVCKHFLEAIENNKYGWFWVCPGGGDICMYRHALPPGFVLKKDKKKEEKEDEISLEDLIERERSALGPNVTKITLESFLAWKKRKRQEKIDKLEQDMERRKADFKAGKALVISGREVFEFRPELVDDDDEEADDTRYTQGTGGDEVDDSVSVNDIDLSLYIPRDVDETGITVASLERFSTYTSEKDENKLSEASGGRAENGERSDLEEDNEGEGQENGAIDAVPVDENLFTGEDLDELEEELNTLDLEE; translated from the exons ATGCCCCccaagaaacaggctcaggcCGGGGGCAGCAAAAAGGCggagcagaaaaagaaggagaagattATTGAA GATAAAACTTTTGGTCTAAAGAATAAGAAAGGagcaaagcaacagaaatttatcaagGCTGTCACTCACCAAGTTAAGTTTGGTCAACAAAATCCACGTCAG GTAGCACAAAGTGAAGCtgaaaagaagttgaagaaagaTGACAAGAAGAAAGAATTGCAAGAACTAAATGAGCTGTTCAAACCTGTAGTTGCtgctcaaaaaataagtaaag GTGCAGATCCCAAGTCTGTGGTGTGTGCATTTTTTAAGCAAGGACAGTGTACTAAAGGAGATAAATGTAAGTTCTCTCATGACTTGACTCTGGAGAGAAAGTGTGAGAAGCGAAGTGTTTACATTGATGCAAGAGATGAAGAACttgaaaaag ATACTATGGATAATTGGGATGAGAAAAAACTGGAAGAAGTAGTGAACAAGAAGCACGGTGAGGcggaaaagaaaaaaccaaaaactcaaaTA GTGTGCAAGCATTTCCTTGAAGCTATTGAAAACAACAAATATGGCTGGTTTTGGGTATGCCCTGGAGGTGGTGATATTTGCATGTATCGTCATGCACTTCCTCCTGGATTTGtattgaaaaaagataaaaaaaaagaagagaaagaagatgaaATTTCATTAGAAGATCTAATTGAAAGAGAG CGTTCTGCCCTAGGTCCAAATGTTACCAAAATCACTCTAGAATCTTTTCTtgcatggaagaaaagaaaaagacaagaaaagattgATAAACTTGAGCAAGAtatggagagaagaaaagcagacTTCAAAGCAGGGAAAGCATTAGTG ATTAGTGGTCGTGAAGTGTTTGAATTTCGTCCTGAACtggttgatgatgatgatgaggaagCAGATGATACCCGTTACACCCAGGGAACAGGTGGTGATGAG gTTGATGATTCAGTGAGTGTAAATGACATAGATTTAAGCCTGTATATCCCAAGAGATGTAGATGAGACAGGTATTACTGTAGCCAGTCTTGAAAGATTCAGCACGTATACTTCAGAAAAGGATG aaaacaaattaagtgAAGCTTCCGGAGGTAGGGCTGAAAATGGTGAAAGAAGTGATTTGGAAGAGGACAAcgaaggggagggacaggaaaatGGAGCCATTGATGCTGTTCCTGTTGATGAAAATCTTTTTACTGGGGAAGATTTGGATGAATTAGAAGAAGAATT